A genomic window from Cupriavidus metallidurans CH34 includes:
- a CDS encoding sigma-54 dependent transcriptional regulator — protein MSHYVNRPLLYVSRHHDASLCRYLSQHGWKLVFANSLEDLAALPLDGPFSAGLLDFQSGFSDTDLELMEPWLATRQIGWIGAISCADELTDTARKLLGLYFIDYYTAPFDMAELSRTLGHAVGMAALRPGREQPAVPLTRPHGIIGECNAMQALFRSIEKVSRWDTPVLISGESGTGKELAAQAIHRASRRANQPFVAVNCAAIPPTLLMSELFGYERGAFTGATKRKPGRIEIAQGGTLFLDEIGDMPLESQTSLLRFLETGRIERLGGTESVAVDVRVISATHVDLEAAVATERFRGDLFHRLCVLRVKQPPLRERGSDVLLLAEHILDSVRKDSPEHIRGFSPMALRAITTHAWPGNVRELLNRIRLAAAMCENGVIQPSDLELDTPVESKPPTLAAIREAAEQAAILEALQRHHERLIDVAAELGISRVTLFRLMRDYKLQVRKGNVGLVCVQN, from the coding sequence ATGAGTCACTATGTCAACCGCCCGTTGCTGTATGTCTCCAGGCATCACGACGCGTCGTTGTGCCGTTATCTGTCGCAGCACGGCTGGAAGCTGGTGTTCGCGAACAGCCTCGAGGACCTGGCCGCGCTGCCGCTCGATGGACCATTCTCGGCGGGCCTGCTCGATTTCCAGAGCGGCTTCAGCGATACCGATCTCGAGTTGATGGAGCCATGGCTGGCGACGCGCCAGATCGGCTGGATCGGTGCGATCAGCTGCGCCGACGAGCTGACAGACACCGCGCGCAAGCTGCTCGGCCTGTACTTCATTGACTACTACACAGCGCCATTCGACATGGCCGAGCTAAGCCGGACGCTCGGACACGCGGTTGGCATGGCAGCCCTGCGGCCGGGCCGCGAGCAACCAGCCGTGCCGCTGACGCGCCCGCACGGGATCATCGGCGAATGCAATGCCATGCAGGCGCTGTTCCGCAGCATCGAGAAGGTGTCGCGGTGGGACACGCCGGTACTGATCTCCGGTGAATCCGGCACCGGCAAGGAACTCGCCGCGCAGGCCATCCATCGCGCCTCGCGCCGGGCCAACCAGCCGTTCGTCGCGGTCAACTGTGCGGCCATCCCGCCCACCCTGCTGATGTCCGAACTGTTCGGCTACGAGCGTGGCGCCTTCACGGGCGCGACCAAGCGCAAGCCGGGCCGGATCGAGATCGCGCAAGGCGGCACGCTGTTCCTGGATGAAATCGGCGACATGCCGCTCGAGAGCCAGACCAGTCTGCTGCGCTTCCTGGAAACAGGCCGGATCGAACGGCTGGGTGGTACCGAATCCGTCGCCGTCGATGTCCGGGTCATCTCGGCCACGCACGTCGACCTCGAAGCCGCCGTGGCGACCGAGCGGTTCCGTGGCGACCTCTTTCACCGCCTGTGCGTGCTGCGCGTCAAGCAGCCCCCCCTGCGCGAACGCGGCTCCGATGTGCTGCTGCTGGCCGAACACATCCTGGATTCCGTCCGCAAGGACTCGCCCGAGCATATCCGCGGCTTTTCGCCCATGGCCCTGCGTGCCATCACCACTCATGCCTGGCCAGGCAACGTGCGCGAACTGCTCAACCGGATCCGCCTTGCCGCGGCGATGTGCGAGAACGGGGTCATCCAGCCCTCCGACCTCGAACTCGACACGCCCGTGGAAAGCAAGCCGCCGACGCTGGCCGCGATTCGCGAAGCGGCCGAGCAGGCCGCGATCCTCGAAGCCCTGCAACGCCACCACGAACGTTTGATCGACGTGGCGGCCGAGCTTGGCATCTCGCGAGTCACGTTGTTCCGACTCATGCGCGACTACAAGCTGCAGGTGCGGAAAGGCAACGTGGGACTGGTCTGCGTGCAGAACTGA
- a CDS encoding TPM domain-containing protein → MMRKAVVFWFLALMLALPAWAADGFVAVPALTQRVTDLTGTLSADQRSSLENVLAEYEQQRGSQIFVLMVPTTAPETIDAYSIRVADAWRAGRKGIDDGVIVLIAKDNPPGLRRMRIEVGRGVQGSLTDAMSNRVLQDVMAPHFRQNDFYGGLSAGISAIQALVDKEGLAAPNRARQTPTENVADWLPVLFPLAIIVFFFLSAILRNSRGPHVVTGRRGWPDVTAGGLGGMTGYEIGRRWGGGGGGGFGGGDSGGGFSGGGGGGFDGGGSSGNW, encoded by the coding sequence ATGATGCGCAAGGCCGTCGTCTTCTGGTTCCTGGCGCTGATGCTGGCGCTGCCGGCATGGGCGGCGGACGGCTTCGTCGCCGTCCCCGCGCTCACGCAACGCGTGACCGATCTGACCGGGACGCTGAGCGCCGACCAGCGCAGCTCGCTCGAAAACGTGCTGGCCGAGTACGAGCAGCAGCGCGGCAGCCAGATCTTCGTGCTGATGGTGCCAACCACCGCGCCGGAGACGATCGACGCCTACAGCATCCGCGTGGCGGACGCCTGGCGCGCGGGCCGCAAGGGCATCGACGATGGCGTGATCGTGCTGATCGCCAAGGACAATCCGCCCGGACTACGGCGGATGCGCATCGAAGTGGGCCGTGGCGTGCAGGGGTCGCTGACCGATGCCATGTCGAATCGCGTCCTTCAGGACGTGATGGCTCCCCATTTCCGGCAGAACGATTTCTACGGCGGACTCTCCGCCGGCATTTCCGCCATCCAGGCATTGGTCGACAAGGAAGGACTGGCCGCGCCCAACCGCGCGCGCCAGACGCCCACCGAGAACGTGGCCGACTGGCTCCCGGTGCTCTTTCCGCTGGCGATCATCGTGTTCTTCTTCCTGTCCGCCATCCTGCGCAACAGCCGCGGCCCGCATGTCGTCACCGGCCGGCGCGGCTGGCCCGACGTCACCGCCGGGGGGCTCGGCGGCATGACCGGGTACGAAATCGGCCGCCGTTGGGGCGGTGGAGGTGGAGGGGGCTTCGGCGGAGGCGACTCCGGCGGTGGCTTCAGTGGCGGTGGCGGCGGCGGCTTCGACGGCGGCGGCTCATCCGGCAACTGGTAA
- a CDS encoding glycosyltransferase family 87 protein yields the protein MPAATDTPKTASLDSATPARWLTPGRICLYAATLLVLECVVVAAWWYGHSVIANPSVPRLGWDFVVYWCASGLAQMHGAVAAYDWELLRVAKTPLLPNTFGPFAYPPTFLLMIYPLAALPFSMALVLFALTGIALYLGYLRAVVGNLHRYWIVPALAFPGVWTTLISGQNSLYTLAAAGGALWLMRRHPVAAGACIALLCVKPQLGVLFPLMLLCERRWTAMAAAAGCSALFVGLTVMAFGVDIYPAFLHSLAMFRETVAVNIDTLRGAPTVFGVLYVAGASIPLANGVHAAVALCAIATCVWVWCTKPRLALSASALVVGTLLTQPYLIYYDLAWLAIPVALLCVDMIRFGSRGWERLLLIVTWFAPMQGLSPFFIDHVPQLAPLVLVCLLGLIVLRHQAARSAAQS from the coding sequence ATGCCAGCCGCCACCGACACGCCCAAGACGGCTTCGCTCGACAGCGCCACCCCGGCCCGCTGGCTCACGCCGGGACGCATCTGCCTCTATGCCGCCACCTTGCTGGTGCTCGAATGCGTCGTGGTCGCGGCGTGGTGGTACGGACACTCGGTCATTGCCAATCCGAGTGTGCCGCGTCTGGGTTGGGATTTCGTCGTCTACTGGTGCGCCTCGGGACTCGCGCAGATGCATGGCGCGGTCGCTGCCTACGACTGGGAACTGCTGCGCGTGGCGAAGACACCGCTACTGCCGAACACATTCGGTCCGTTCGCCTATCCACCCACGTTCCTGCTGATGATCTACCCGCTTGCCGCGCTGCCTTTCAGCATGGCGCTTGTCCTGTTCGCGCTGACGGGCATCGCGCTGTATCTGGGCTATCTGCGCGCCGTGGTCGGCAATCTGCACCGTTACTGGATCGTTCCCGCGCTCGCATTCCCGGGAGTCTGGACCACGCTGATTTCGGGTCAGAACTCGCTGTACACCCTGGCAGCCGCGGGTGGCGCGCTTTGGCTCATGCGCCGTCACCCGGTGGCTGCGGGAGCCTGCATCGCGCTGCTTTGTGTCAAGCCGCAGCTCGGCGTGCTGTTTCCCCTGATGCTCCTCTGCGAGCGGCGCTGGACCGCAATGGCTGCGGCAGCGGGATGCTCTGCGTTGTTCGTCGGCCTGACTGTCATGGCCTTCGGCGTCGACATCTACCCGGCATTCCTGCACAGCCTGGCGATGTTCCGCGAAACGGTGGCCGTGAACATCGACACGTTGCGCGGCGCGCCGACGGTCTTCGGTGTGCTGTACGTGGCCGGTGCCAGCATTCCGCTGGCTAACGGCGTGCATGCCGCCGTGGCGCTCTGCGCGATCGCGACGTGCGTATGGGTATGGTGCACCAAGCCTCGGCTCGCGCTGAGCGCTTCCGCGCTAGTGGTTGGTACCCTGCTCACGCAGCCCTACCTGATCTACTACGACCTTGCGTGGCTGGCCATTCCCGTGGCCTTGCTCTGCGTCGACATGATCCGGTTTGGCAGCCGTGGATGGGAGCGCCTGCTGCTGATCGTCACCTGGTTCGCGCCGATGCAGGGCCTCAGCCCGTTCTTCATCGACCACGTCCCGCAACTCGCGCCCCTCGTGCTGGTGTGCCTCCTTGGCCTGATCGTGCTGCGTCATCAAGCCGCGAGAAGCGCCGCCCAATCCTGA
- a CDS encoding MHYT domain-containing protein, with amino-acid sequence MFSGFAAVPGAVVPYSYNWLMVGLSFLISACGAYVALRWCRGIRKPNGRLDVDRLMCASVALGGGAVWAMHFIGMVAYQTPTHMEFSLLVTLASLLAVMVFAAAGLAKASSPTGNPLSNTIKGGVLTGTGVVVMHYTGMAAIHTNSVFEWDLFIVALSALIAIVVSAVGLWLATNVKTVAQQIGAALVMAVAVCGMHYTGMTAGTMICTGRTYSPTLLALEGDNMGYAVFALTAVVLIFILVIEATRSGSQSVSVASASGRH; translated from the coding sequence ATGTTTAGCGGATTTGCAGCCGTCCCCGGCGCAGTCGTGCCGTATTCGTACAACTGGCTCATGGTGGGCCTGTCCTTCCTGATCTCCGCGTGTGGGGCCTACGTGGCGCTGCGATGGTGCCGGGGTATCCGAAAACCGAACGGCCGCCTGGATGTGGATCGCCTGATGTGCGCGAGCGTCGCGCTCGGCGGTGGCGCGGTCTGGGCGATGCACTTCATCGGCATGGTCGCGTATCAGACGCCGACCCATATGGAATTCAGCCTGCTGGTCACGCTGGCTTCGCTTTTGGCCGTGATGGTGTTTGCCGCCGCCGGTCTGGCGAAGGCATCGAGTCCCACGGGTAATCCCCTGAGCAATACGATCAAGGGCGGCGTGCTGACGGGCACTGGCGTGGTAGTGATGCACTACACCGGCATGGCCGCGATTCACACCAACAGCGTGTTCGAGTGGGATCTGTTCATCGTGGCGCTGTCCGCGTTGATCGCCATTGTCGTGTCCGCGGTCGGCCTGTGGCTGGCCACCAACGTGAAGACCGTGGCGCAGCAGATCGGCGCCGCGCTGGTGATGGCCGTGGCGGTCTGCGGGATGCACTACACGGGCATGACGGCGGGCACCATGATCTGCACCGGCCGCACCTACTCGCCGACGCTGCTCGCGCTGGAAGGCGACAACATGGGTTATGCGGTCTTCGCGCTGACAGCCGTGGTGCTGATCTTCATTCTGGTGATCGAGGCGACGCGCAGCGGGTCGCAATCGGTTTCGGTGGCGTCGGCCAGCGGCCGCCATTGA
- a CDS encoding glycosyltransferase family 87 protein: MATLQAAARRIRDDASRSHWLDASRLRLYSCVALACYALYFGIWLFRACVLKVPGVFAPGGDFVVFWSTAKLALSSGAAAPYDLGALRHVELSAVPGLAIGDGVLPWLYPPMSLWFVLPFGLLPYGLATFVFLVGGVAWFAWALCRTLSWRDARLAAVAFPGIVVVLATGQNSLWLAGCAGLALTCLRSRPLLAGVLLGVVAMKPQLALMVPVALLCARAWRALGAMVFTTLVLTVASLLVFGSEPFAAFLRNAAMARESVEQGSALMARMPTVFASIKLISGGLLLPYAIHGLVAAAALASVVYAWSRPCSFALRAAVLVVAGLLVPAYLYDYDLVFLGLAIAWLGAHGHRAGWLRGERELLVLLWLMPLWSHVTGPEIGFQPLPLGLMLALALGVWRIRLERMDKASFNA, encoded by the coding sequence ATGGCCACGCTGCAGGCTGCCGCGCGCCGGATACGGGACGATGCGTCACGCTCGCATTGGCTCGATGCCAGCCGGTTGCGGCTCTATTCGTGCGTGGCGCTTGCCTGTTACGCGCTGTACTTCGGGATCTGGCTGTTCCGCGCCTGCGTGTTGAAGGTGCCGGGCGTATTCGCGCCGGGTGGCGATTTCGTCGTGTTCTGGAGCACGGCGAAGCTGGCGCTATCCAGTGGGGCGGCTGCGCCCTACGATCTGGGCGCGCTGCGGCACGTGGAACTCTCCGCGGTGCCCGGGCTTGCCATCGGCGATGGTGTGCTGCCCTGGCTGTATCCGCCCATGTCGTTGTGGTTCGTACTGCCGTTCGGGCTGTTGCCCTATGGACTGGCCACGTTCGTGTTTCTGGTGGGTGGCGTTGCCTGGTTTGCGTGGGCGCTATGTCGCACGTTGTCATGGCGCGATGCCCGGCTGGCGGCGGTTGCGTTTCCCGGCATCGTAGTAGTGCTGGCCACCGGACAGAACTCGCTGTGGCTTGCGGGCTGCGCCGGTCTGGCACTGACGTGCCTGCGCTCGCGTCCGTTGCTTGCGGGCGTGCTGCTGGGCGTGGTGGCGATGAAGCCACAGCTCGCGCTGATGGTCCCGGTGGCGCTGCTTTGCGCGCGCGCGTGGCGTGCGCTGGGTGCCATGGTTTTCACGACGCTGGTGCTGACGGTGGCGTCGCTGCTGGTGTTCGGCTCGGAGCCTTTCGCCGCATTTCTGCGTAACGCCGCCATGGCGCGCGAGTCGGTGGAGCAGGGCTCCGCACTGATGGCGCGGATGCCAACGGTGTTTGCCTCAATAAAGCTGATCAGTGGCGGCTTGCTGTTGCCTTACGCGATACACGGTCTGGTGGCAGCAGCAGCGCTGGCGTCGGTGGTGTATGCGTGGTCCCGGCCCTGCAGCTTCGCGCTGCGTGCCGCCGTGCTTGTGGTGGCCGGGTTGCTGGTGCCGGCCTACCTGTATGACTACGACCTCGTGTTCCTCGGGCTGGCAATTGCCTGGCTCGGCGCGCACGGCCATCGCGCCGGCTGGTTGCGGGGCGAGCGGGAGTTGCTGGTGCTGCTGTGGCTGATGCCGCTGTGGAGCCATGTGACAGGTCCGGAGATCGGATTCCAGCCGTTGCCGCTCGGGCTGATGCTCGCGTTGGCGCTGGGCGTCTGGCGAATCCGGCTGGAAAGGATGGACAAGGCATCGTTCAATGCCTGA
- a CDS encoding LysR substrate-binding domain-containing protein: MTDSRPPRHSRSPHLPPLQALRALEAATRHRSFTRAAEELALTHSAISHHIRALENNLGTKLFQRTGLSMTPTSAGTRLAEQVRGALDQLESALREAGSVSGPPVVQLQVSVMADLANAWLIRRLPSLHAQAPELDLHLRLHAEISPPDPYAVDVGIWHQRVDLPGFECHNLIEDYVIAVASPALLARYPGFTVADLPRLPMLRFALRPWRDWLLLAGLPPDEPVRGPIFQDAGLMLQSAVAGLGVATARAQLAHDYIASGQLVQIGTTRIPSSLHYWVTWREGNPREKAILRFHTWLKDQIAGIAPENDAQL; the protein is encoded by the coding sequence ATGACCGATTCGCGCCCCCCGCGTCACTCGCGCTCCCCCCATCTGCCCCCGCTTCAGGCGCTTCGCGCACTGGAGGCAGCCACGCGCCACCGCAGCTTCACACGCGCAGCCGAAGAGCTGGCCCTGACGCATAGCGCCATCAGCCACCACATCCGCGCGCTCGAAAACAACCTTGGCACCAAGCTGTTCCAGCGCACCGGCCTCAGCATGACGCCGACCAGCGCCGGCACGCGCCTGGCCGAACAGGTGCGCGGCGCGCTTGACCAGCTTGAATCGGCCCTGCGGGAAGCCGGCAGTGTGTCAGGCCCACCCGTGGTGCAACTGCAGGTCAGTGTGATGGCAGACCTTGCCAACGCCTGGCTGATCCGCCGGCTGCCGAGCCTGCACGCACAGGCGCCCGAGCTCGATCTGCATCTGCGGCTGCATGCGGAGATTTCGCCGCCCGACCCCTACGCGGTGGACGTCGGCATCTGGCACCAGCGCGTGGACCTGCCCGGCTTCGAATGCCACAACCTCATCGAGGACTACGTGATCGCCGTGGCCAGCCCTGCGCTGCTGGCGCGATATCCGGGCTTCACCGTGGCGGACCTGCCCAGGCTGCCGATGCTGCGTTTCGCGCTCCGGCCGTGGCGCGACTGGCTGCTGCTGGCCGGACTGCCGCCCGACGAACCCGTGCGGGGGCCGATCTTCCAGGATGCCGGCCTGATGCTGCAATCGGCCGTGGCCGGCCTGGGCGTGGCCACCGCTCGCGCGCAGCTTGCGCACGACTACATCGCCAGCGGACAACTCGTGCAGATCGGCACCACGCGGATTCCATCGAGCCTGCATTACTGGGTGACCTGGCGCGAAGGCAATCCGCGCGAAAAGGCGATCCTGCGTTTTCATACCTGGCTCAAGGACCAGATTGCCGGCATTGCGCCGGAAAATGACGCTCAATTGTGA
- a CDS encoding MFS transporter, with amino-acid sequence MTASTTHPATDMASQPNHASGARWRVLAFFSLGFLVSYVFRGVNLGFAPYLTRELGLTAGDLGLLTSFYFLGFACAQLPAGILLDRFGPRRTEAVMLMLAVAGSLVFAWAPGMVGLAAGRAMIGVGVSVCLGAAIQALSMWFPLSRMPLLNGLVMAIGGLGAVVVGAPLSWLLSWTDWRTISAGMAVISFGMAALLWFGVPDVKRQGKESFAEQLRGTRQILSSERFWRVVPLTLLNQGIFLAVQTLWVTAFMRDVQDLGPGESARLVSVIGFAMMAGCIGAGWAARHLERRGISLYALAGTGMIGFIVIQLLLMARLPFMPLGLLWALYGVFGSTGILTYALLARRFPDALIGRATTAMTLTVFLATFVFQVGIGFVLDFFPLSGDHYPVSAHLMVWAGLVVIQVLAAIWYLMEKRS; translated from the coding sequence ATGACTGCATCCACCACCCATCCGGCCACTGACATGGCCTCCCAGCCCAACCATGCGTCTGGCGCGCGCTGGCGCGTGCTGGCGTTCTTCTCGCTCGGCTTCCTGGTCTCTTATGTGTTCCGGGGTGTCAATCTCGGCTTCGCGCCTTACCTGACGCGTGAGCTGGGACTTACCGCGGGCGATCTCGGCTTGCTCACGAGCTTCTATTTCCTCGGGTTTGCTTGCGCCCAGTTGCCGGCTGGCATCCTGCTCGACCGCTTCGGCCCGCGCCGTACCGAGGCCGTGATGCTGATGCTCGCCGTGGCGGGCTCGCTCGTGTTCGCCTGGGCGCCGGGGATGGTCGGGCTTGCTGCCGGGCGGGCGATGATTGGCGTGGGCGTATCGGTCTGCCTGGGCGCCGCGATCCAGGCGCTGTCGATGTGGTTTCCGCTGTCGCGCATGCCATTGCTGAACGGGCTTGTCATGGCCATCGGCGGACTGGGCGCGGTGGTCGTGGGTGCGCCGCTGTCGTGGCTGCTGTCATGGACCGACTGGCGCACCATCAGCGCCGGCATGGCCGTCATATCGTTCGGCATGGCCGCGCTGCTCTGGTTTGGCGTGCCCGACGTGAAGCGCCAGGGCAAGGAGAGCTTTGCCGAACAGTTGCGCGGCACGCGGCAGATCCTGAGTAGCGAACGCTTCTGGCGCGTGGTGCCGCTGACGCTGCTGAACCAGGGCATTTTCCTGGCGGTGCAGACGCTTTGGGTCACCGCGTTCATGCGCGATGTGCAGGATCTGGGGCCCGGCGAGAGCGCGCGTCTGGTGTCGGTGATCGGGTTTGCGATGATGGCCGGTTGCATCGGCGCGGGCTGGGCTGCGCGTCACCTGGAGCGCCGTGGCATCAGCCTGTATGCGCTGGCCGGCACCGGCATGATCGGCTTCATCGTGATCCAGTTGCTGCTGATGGCCCGGCTGCCGTTCATGCCGCTGGGGCTGCTGTGGGCGCTGTACGGTGTGTTCGGGTCTACCGGCATCCTGACGTACGCGCTGCTGGCGCGACGCTTTCCCGACGCGCTGATTGGCCGGGCCACCACCGCCATGACGCTCACCGTGTTCCTGGCCACGTTCGTGTTCCAGGTGGGCATCGGCTTTGTGCTCGATTTCTTCCCATTGAGTGGCGACCATTACCCGGTGTCGGCGCACCTGATGGTGTGGGCCGGGCTGGTGGTGATCCAGGTGCTCGCTGCCATCTGGTACTTGATGGAAAAACGCTCCTGA
- a CDS encoding LemA family protein encodes MRAATSTALFRWLAIAMLASLLSACGYNDFQAKDEAVKAAWGEVINQYQRRADLIPNLVATVKGYATHERETLEAVTKARAEATSIKVTPETLNDPEAFARFQQAQGQLTSALSRLLAVSENYPQLKADASFRDLQSQLEGTENRITVARQRYIAAVQDYNVLARSFPTNLTAMIFKYPVKPSFTVENEKSISTPPAVKF; translated from the coding sequence ATGCGCGCTGCCACTTCCACCGCCCTGTTCCGCTGGCTGGCGATCGCCATGCTGGCAAGCCTGCTCTCCGCCTGCGGCTACAACGACTTCCAGGCCAAGGACGAAGCCGTCAAGGCGGCATGGGGCGAGGTCATCAACCAGTACCAGCGCCGCGCCGATCTGATTCCGAACCTGGTCGCCACGGTCAAAGGCTACGCCACACACGAACGCGAGACGCTCGAGGCCGTCACCAAGGCACGTGCCGAGGCCACCAGCATCAAGGTCACGCCCGAGACCCTCAACGATCCCGAGGCTTTCGCGCGGTTCCAGCAGGCCCAGGGGCAACTGACCAGCGCGCTGTCGCGCCTGCTGGCCGTTTCCGAGAACTACCCGCAACTGAAGGCCGACGCCTCGTTCCGCGACCTGCAATCGCAACTCGAAGGCACCGAGAACCGTATCACGGTGGCACGCCAGCGCTACATCGCAGCCGTGCAGGATTACAACGTGCTGGCACGCAGCTTCCCGACCAACCTCACGGCGATGATCTTCAAGTACCCGGTCAAGCCGTCGTTCACCGTGGAGAACGAGAAGTCCATCTCCACGCCTCCCGCCGTGAAGTTCTGA
- a CDS encoding glycosyltransferase family 2 protein, whose translation MADYDDIQLLSLVVPFYNEGTALQTFFDRVVPILESVPATRFEIVCVNDGSADDTLARLVDISRRDGRIRVIDLTRNFGKEAALTAGIDEAFGDAVIPIDADLQDPPELIPTLVEKWRQGAEVVLAQRASRASDSFLKRVTATAYYRVHNWLSDLKIPENVGDFRLMDRAVVNALKQLPERHRFMKGLFAWVGFNTVVVQYERAPRCAGESKFSGWRLWNLALEGITSFSTLPLRSWTYVGSFIAMIAFCYGTFIVARTLILGVDVPGYASVLSLLLFFGGIQLIGLGVLGEYIGRIYDESKGRPIYLVKRRYQERRPQGRAVGNGRVIPIAAAAKRH comes from the coding sequence ATGGCCGACTATGACGACATCCAGCTCCTGTCGCTGGTGGTGCCGTTCTACAACGAAGGCACCGCGCTGCAGACGTTCTTTGACCGCGTGGTGCCGATCCTCGAATCGGTGCCAGCCACGCGTTTCGAGATCGTCTGCGTCAACGATGGCAGTGCCGACGATACGCTCGCGCGGCTCGTCGACATCTCGCGGCGCGATGGCCGCATCCGTGTGATCGACCTTACGCGCAACTTCGGCAAGGAGGCGGCATTGACCGCGGGCATCGACGAAGCTTTCGGCGACGCGGTAATCCCGATCGACGCCGATTTGCAGGACCCGCCGGAGCTGATTCCCACCCTCGTCGAGAAATGGCGGCAGGGCGCCGAAGTGGTGCTGGCGCAGCGTGCCAGCCGCGCCAGCGATTCGTTCCTGAAGCGTGTGACCGCGACTGCCTACTATCGCGTGCATAACTGGCTGTCGGACCTGAAGATTCCGGAGAACGTCGGGGATTTCCGGCTGATGGATCGCGCCGTGGTCAACGCGCTGAAGCAGTTGCCCGAGCGGCACCGCTTCATGAAAGGGCTGTTTGCCTGGGTTGGCTTCAATACGGTAGTAGTCCAGTACGAGCGCGCGCCGCGCTGCGCCGGGGAATCGAAGTTCTCAGGCTGGCGGCTCTGGAACCTGGCGCTCGAAGGCATCACCAGCTTCAGCACGCTGCCGTTGCGAAGCTGGACGTACGTCGGGTCGTTCATCGCCATGATCGCCTTCTGCTACGGCACGTTCATCGTGGCGCGCACGCTGATCCTGGGGGTCGACGTGCCGGGTTATGCCTCCGTGCTGTCGCTGCTGCTGTTCTTCGGCGGCATCCAGCTTATCGGGCTGGGCGTGCTGGGCGAATATATCGGCCGCATCTACGACGAATCGAAGGGCCGCCCGATCTATCTGGTCAAGCGCCGCTACCAGGAGCGCCGTCCGCAAGGCCGCGCCGTGGGCAATGGCCGCGTCATTCCGATCGCGGCCGCCGCCAAGCGGCACTGA
- a CDS encoding GtrA family protein has protein sequence MLQVQSRSRDVPGEPAGHAIWHCLPARDTLVRLFRFGVSGVIATGIHVAVATPLIYLLHASQVGANGVAFVVANIASYLLNTLWSFGATPTRDSYVRFLIVSLLGLGLTLGISAGAQALGLGYWAGLAAILSVVPAVTFVLHRTWTYR, from the coding sequence ATGCTGCAAGTCCAGTCCCGCTCCCGAGACGTGCCGGGCGAGCCAGCCGGCCATGCCATCTGGCATTGCCTGCCCGCGCGGGACACACTGGTCCGGCTCTTTCGATTCGGTGTATCCGGCGTCATCGCCACCGGCATCCACGTGGCCGTGGCCACTCCGTTGATCTACCTGCTCCATGCATCGCAGGTAGGCGCCAACGGCGTGGCGTTCGTCGTCGCCAATATCGCGTCGTATCTGCTCAATACGCTGTGGAGCTTCGGCGCTACCCCCACGCGTGACAGCTACGTGCGCTTTCTGATCGTATCGCTGCTGGGCCTGGGCCTGACGCTCGGCATCTCTGCCGGCGCGCAGGCGCTTGGCCTTGGCTACTGGGCCGGTCTCGCCGCGATCCTGTCGGTGGTGCCGGCGGTCACGTTCGTGCTGCACCGGACCTGGACGTATCGCTGA
- a CDS encoding TPM domain-containing protein produces the protein MKKASHPRPPFHQSLKRALRHIGTGHSVARRAFPDEARHQLQVAVHTGEQHHRGEVRVVIEANLPLSLAWRGVTPRARARTLFGALEVWNTEDHTGVLLYINLADHAVELLADRGIDARVKPEAWHDICAHLAQGLARNVSVEPVLEAIAQIHTLLTRHFPASGGNNPNELDDRPIVL, from the coding sequence ATGAAAAAGGCCAGCCATCCGCGTCCGCCGTTTCATCAGTCGCTCAAACGCGCGCTGCGGCATATCGGTACGGGCCACAGCGTCGCGCGCAGGGCCTTTCCCGACGAGGCACGGCACCAGCTCCAGGTGGCCGTGCACACGGGCGAGCAGCATCATCGCGGCGAGGTGCGCGTCGTCATCGAGGCAAATCTGCCCCTCTCGCTGGCCTGGCGCGGCGTGACGCCGCGCGCCCGCGCCCGCACGCTGTTCGGCGCACTCGAAGTGTGGAACACCGAGGACCATACCGGCGTGCTGCTGTACATCAACCTGGCCGACCATGCGGTGGAACTACTGGCCGATCGCGGCATCGACGCACGCGTGAAGCCCGAGGCCTGGCATGACATCTGCGCCCATCTGGCACAAGGCTTGGCGCGAAACGTGTCGGTGGAACCGGTGCTCGAAGCCATCGCGCAGATTCACACACTGCTGACACGCCATTTCCCGGCCAGTGGCGGCAACAACCCCAACGAACTCGACGATCGACCGATCGTGCTCTGA